Proteins encoded within one genomic window of Methyloceanibacter stevinii:
- a CDS encoding DUF1285 domain-containing protein translates to MPKKYSQGLVASASDGGKPAEASLPKLNVCGDIGLKIARDGTWFYEGSPIGRKPLVKLFSTVLRREDDGFYLVTPVEKVPIEVEGEPFIAVSMARDGEGPDQRLTFTTNVDDEVTAGPEHAIGFRAEPEGGQAPYVDVRNGLRAQLSRAVYYELAELTVETDEGPGVWSCGAFFPFPMDA, encoded by the coding sequence ATGCCTAAAAAGTACTCCCAAGGACTCGTAGCATCTGCCAGTGATGGCGGCAAACCGGCCGAGGCATCATTGCCAAAGCTTAATGTTTGCGGGGATATCGGCCTGAAAATCGCCCGCGACGGCACCTGGTTCTACGAGGGTTCGCCCATCGGGCGAAAGCCTCTCGTGAAGCTGTTTTCGACCGTGCTGAGACGCGAAGACGACGGGTTCTACCTCGTCACGCCCGTGGAGAAAGTGCCCATCGAAGTCGAGGGCGAACCGTTCATCGCGGTCTCGATGGCGCGGGACGGAGAAGGGCCCGACCAGCGTCTCACCTTCACCACCAATGTGGACGACGAAGTCACCGCGGGGCCCGAACACGCAATCGGATTTCGCGCCGAGCCGGAAGGCGGTCAGGCGCCTTACGTGGACGTGCGGAACGGGCTGCGGGCCCAGCTCTCGCGCGCGGTCTATTACGAACTCGCCGAGTTGACCGTGGAGACCGATGAGGGGCCCGGCGTCTGGAGTTGCGGCGCGTTCTTTCCCTTTCCCATGGACGCGTGA